Proteins encoded within one genomic window of Deltaproteobacteria bacterium:
- a CDS encoding 4Fe-4S binding protein has protein sequence MSRIHSPAELEEFRKSILSKRDPNKPCITLCSGSACHASGSKEVAASLEEEIEKQGLSAEVDIRKTGCHGFCERGPIIVIHPEEICYFQIEPKDVHEIVSRTVKEKEVIERLLYTDPSTNEKIIRESEIPFYKNQKRLVFGSNGHIDPKSMDDYLALGGYSALAKVLSRMTAEQVLEEVKKSNLRGRGGGGFPAGRKWEESLNAPGEIKYVIVNADEGDPGAYMDRSLLEGNPHSVLEGLTIVAYAIGSHEGYIYVRQEYPLAVENVTIAIKKAEEYGFLGKNILGSGFDFTVKVHQGAGAFVCGESSALMTALEGRAGEPRPKYIHTAVKGVWDRPSVLNNVETWANVPLIINNGADWFAQFGTERSKGTKIFSLVGKITNTGLVEVPMGMTLRDIIYKIGGGIPGGKRFKAVQTGGPSGGCIPEELLDLEVGFDELTKAGSMMGSGGMIIMDEDTCMVDVARYFLDFLTDESCGKCAPCREGMRQMLKILTNITKGKGKEGDIELLEELSEVAGEASLCALGRSAPNPFLSTLRYFREEYEAHIKERRCPALSCKELIAYHIDPDKCKACMICLRKCPAEAVVGAKNQIHVIDQEKCTKCGTCFEVCPPRFGAVEKSSGEPVPSPIPEEARTIVRESKQK, from the coding sequence ATGTCGCGGATACATTCGCCCGCTGAATTGGAGGAATTCAGGAAAAGCATCCTGTCGAAAAGAGACCCCAATAAGCCTTGCATCACTCTCTGTTCCGGATCTGCTTGTCATGCTTCCGGCAGTAAAGAAGTCGCTGCGAGCCTTGAAGAGGAGATCGAGAAACAAGGCCTAAGCGCCGAGGTAGACATCAGGAAGACGGGTTGCCACGGTTTTTGTGAGAGGGGGCCTATTATAGTTATTCACCCTGAGGAAATATGTTATTTCCAAATAGAGCCCAAGGATGTTCATGAAATCGTCTCCCGGACGGTAAAAGAGAAGGAGGTTATAGAGCGTTTACTCTATACCGACCCTAGTACCAATGAAAAAATAATTCGTGAATCTGAAATCCCCTTCTACAAGAACCAAAAGCGGCTGGTTTTCGGTTCCAACGGTCATATTGATCCCAAAAGCATGGACGACTATCTGGCGCTCGGTGGCTATTCCGCGTTAGCCAAGGTTCTTTCCCGGATGACGGCCGAGCAGGTATTGGAGGAAGTCAAGAAATCGAACTTGAGAGGGAGAGGAGGAGGAGGCTTTCCCGCAGGGAGAAAATGGGAAGAATCTCTCAATGCCCCGGGCGAAATCAAATATGTGATCGTCAACGCAGACGAGGGGGACCCTGGAGCTTATATGGACAGGAGTCTTCTCGAGGGGAATCCTCACTCAGTGCTCGAGGGATTGACCATCGTAGCCTATGCCATAGGTTCCCACGAGGGCTATATCTACGTTCGACAGGAATACCCTCTGGCGGTAGAAAATGTGACCATCGCTATCAAGAAGGCTGAGGAGTATGGTTTTCTTGGGAAAAACATCCTTGGCTCCGGCTTTGATTTCACTGTTAAAGTGCACCAAGGAGCCGGCGCTTTCGTCTGCGGCGAATCGAGCGCCCTGATGACGGCGCTGGAAGGCAGGGCCGGAGAGCCCCGACCGAAATATATCCACACCGCGGTCAAGGGCGTTTGGGATAGACCCAGCGTTTTGAACAACGTCGAGACGTGGGCGAATGTGCCACTTATTATCAACAATGGCGCTGACTGGTTTGCTCAATTCGGAACTGAAAGAAGCAAGGGCACGAAGATATTCTCCTTGGTCGGTAAGATAACCAACACCGGCCTTGTGGAAGTGCCCATGGGCATGACCCTGAGAGACATCATCTACAAAATAGGCGGTGGAATCCCTGGTGGCAAGCGGTTCAAAGCAGTGCAGACCGGGGGACCGTCCGGAGGATGTATCCCCGAGGAACTGTTGGATTTGGAAGTTGGTTTTGATGAACTCACCAAGGCCGGTTCGATGATGGGGTCAGGTGGGATGATTATAATGGATGAAGATACCTGTATGGTCGACGTCGCCAGGTATTTCCTCGACTTCCTTACCGATGAATCGTGCGGCAAATGCGCCCCATGCCGCGAAGGCATGAGGCAGATGCTTAAGATTCTCACCAACATCACCAAAGGAAAGGGAAAAGAGGGTGACATCGAGCTGTTGGAGGAACTGTCCGAAGTAGCCGGCGAAGCTTCGCTTTGTGCTTTGGGCAGGAGTGCGCCCAACCCGTTTCTAAGCACGTTGCGCTACTTCAGAGAAGAATATGAGGCGCACATCAAGGAGAGAAGGTGCCCGGCTCTTTCCTGCAAGGAGCTGATCGCGTACCATATTGACCCGGATAAGTGTAAGGCCTGCATGATTTGTCTTCGAAAATGCCCTGCGGAGGCGGTAGTAGGCGCCAAAAACCAGATTCACGTAATTGACCAGGAGAAATGCACGAAGTGCGGAACCTGCTTTGAAGTTTGCCCCCCTCGTTTTGGCGCGGTAGAGAAAAGTTCCGGTGAGCCTGTTCCGTCTCCTATCCCTGAAGAAGCCAGAACTATAGTCAGAGAGAGTAAACAGAAATGA
- a CDS encoding NAD(P)H-dependent oxidoreductase subunit E — MDKERIDQIIEKHNCEASSLIQILLEIQSENNWLPKEVLERVSERLQVPLTRIQHIATFYKAFSLVPKGRHQIHICMGTACHVRGASRVLDTVRDLTGIKPGETDLDLKFSLETVNCLGCCALGPVMEIDGKPHGKMAPAKTADVLKNYD, encoded by the coding sequence ATGGACAAAGAGAGAATCGATCAGATTATTGAAAAACATAACTGTGAAGCTAGTTCACTCATTCAAATATTGCTGGAGATTCAGAGCGAAAATAACTGGCTTCCTAAGGAAGTATTGGAAAGGGTTAGCGAAAGATTGCAGGTTCCTTTGACCCGGATTCAGCATATAGCTACCTTTTATAAAGCTTTTAGTTTGGTTCCAAAAGGACGACATCAAATTCACATTTGTATGGGCACCGCCTGTCATGTTCGGGGTGCGTCGCGCGTCCTAGACACGGTGCGGGACCTGACTGGAATTAAACCCGGCGAAACGGACTTGGATTTGAAGTTCAGTCTGGAGACGGTTAACTGCCTCGGCTGCTGTGCTTTAGGACCGGTGATGGAAATCGATGGGAAGCCTCACGGCAAGATGGCGCCGGCCAAAACAGCAGACGTGCTGAAAAACTATGATTAG
- a CDS encoding hydrogenase iron-sulfur subunit: MGTGFDFKPKILGFLCNWUGYSAADLAGVSRLQYSPEIRIVRLMCTGRVDLSFIIRAFSNGNDGVFIGGCWPGECHYITEGNYAALSNMYLCKKLLEHIGVNSERLRLEWISASQGSRFAEVMNDFSMKVKLRELGPLGKSEGIDEHGLRLKFESVNRLIPYVKLVERERLRVPVKSEQAYNTFFTSDEVNRLFDELIGDRLALGQILALLRERPLSTREISEMSGLNPSEVSRHINSSSRQGLVRYDESRKCFTLA; the protein is encoded by the coding sequence ATGGGTACAGGATTCGATTTTAAACCAAAAATATTAGGCTTCTTATGCAATTGGTGAGGATACTCCGCCGCGGACTTGGCTGGAGTTTCCAGACTACAATATTCGCCTGAGATTAGAATTGTTCGCCTCATGTGCACGGGCAGAGTCGACCTGTCGTTCATCATCCGAGCTTTCTCAAATGGAAATGACGGGGTGTTTATCGGCGGTTGTTGGCCCGGCGAATGCCACTATATCACTGAAGGAAATTACGCCGCGTTAAGCAATATGTATCTATGTAAGAAATTACTGGAACACATAGGGGTGAACTCCGAGAGGTTAAGGCTTGAATGGATATCTGCTTCTCAAGGAAGCCGTTTCGCCGAAGTCATGAATGACTTCTCCATGAAGGTGAAGCTGAGGGAGTTAGGACCTCTTGGCAAGAGCGAAGGAATTGACGAACATGGATTAAGGCTCAAATTTGAATCCGTTAACAGATTAATCCCCTACGTTAAGCTGGTGGAAAGGGAGCGACTGAGAGTACCGGTTAAATCGGAACAAGCGTATAATACATTCTTCACCAGTGACGAGGTAAACAGGTTATTTGATGAATTAATTGGTGATCGATTGGCATTGGGTCAAATACTGGCGCTCTTGAGAGAAAGACCCCTTTCAACCAGAGAAATATCTGAGATGTCGGGCCTAAACCCGTCTGAAGTATCAAGACACATTAACAGTTCGTCAAGGCAAGGATTGGTCCGATACGATGAAAGCCGGAAGTGTTTTACTCTCGCCTGA
- a CDS encoding CoB--CoM heterodisulfide reductase iron-sulfur subunit A family protein: MRLEKEPVEGTYLKIPTDTDFGDVMVVGGGISGIQASLDLATSGYKVYLVEKSPAIGGKMAQLDKTFPTNDCSMCIESPKFIECARHPNIEILTYTEVDSVEGKAGDFKVTLTKKPRYIIEDRCTGCTTCVEYCPVKVPDPFNQDLSSNKAIHIYFSQAVPLITYIDPKTCLYIQDKKCTICEGVCKNDAIDLHQEAEKLEVNVGAIVLSPGYEIFDPKLRGDYGYGRMENVVTSLDFERLLCATGPYEGEIRRPSDGKHPHKIAWIHCVGSRQVIPGGNTYCSAVCCSYTQKQVILAKDHDAEIEAAIFHNDIRSYGKDFERFYQRAENLPGVRFIRSYVSIGREIPETKNITIRYATSDEGVKEEEFDLVVLSVGLNPPADVKGLANTFGIELNSYGFCKTNPVNPIETSRPGIFVSGAFQGPVDIPESVVTASGADALCGQLLDYRRGKLARERVYPPERDVSEEETRVGVFVCHCGANIGRVVDVPSVVEYALTLDNVVHAEESLFACSTDAAEQISKTIREKGLNRVVVAACTPRTHEPLFRDTLREGGINQYFFDMANIREHCSWVHSREKEDATQKAKDIVRMSVARTTLLEPLQEFDLPVNKTGLVVGGGPAGMTSALSMANQGFEVYLVEKDSDLGGMARRIHYTLEGLDVQAYLSDMVRKVYRHPLVHVLTGAAITEVSGYVGNFITKVKAQGRVHEIRHGAAILATGAAEYKPTEYLYGEDDRVLTNLELEERIAKGEERLINSQTLAMIQCVGCRQEDRNYCARICCSQSIKNALKLKEINPRMDIYILFRDMRTYGFREDYYREASNKDVKFIRYEPHDKPHVEAVEEGGQRSLRVTVTDPILNEQLAIDADAVALAAAIIPSAGTQEISRLFKVSLSPDGFFQEAHVKLRPVDFAAEGVFLCGTAHYPKHMSETISQAYGAAGRAITLLSRDSVTASGAVCAVKENDCVSCGACITACTYGAIEFRDTPQGRRAWVNPVLCKGDGLCNAKCPTGAIFLKHYTDEEIICQIDAA, encoded by the coding sequence ATGAGATTGGAAAAAGAACCCGTTGAAGGAACGTACTTAAAAATTCCCACGGACACCGATTTCGGCGACGTAATGGTTGTGGGTGGAGGGATCAGCGGTATCCAGGCTTCTCTTGATCTTGCCACTTCAGGTTATAAGGTTTATTTGGTTGAGAAGTCACCTGCCATTGGCGGAAAGATGGCCCAGCTTGATAAGACCTTTCCCACCAACGACTGTTCCATGTGCATTGAATCTCCCAAGTTCATCGAATGTGCAAGGCACCCCAATATCGAGATTCTGACCTATACCGAAGTAGACAGTGTAGAAGGGAAAGCAGGAGACTTCAAGGTAACTCTGACCAAGAAACCCAGATACATTATAGAGGACAGGTGCACAGGCTGTACTACCTGTGTAGAGTATTGCCCTGTGAAAGTGCCTGATCCGTTCAATCAAGACTTATCGTCGAATAAAGCCATCCATATATACTTTTCTCAAGCGGTACCGCTTATCACTTATATAGACCCCAAGACCTGCCTGTACATTCAAGACAAGAAGTGTACGATTTGCGAAGGAGTCTGTAAGAATGACGCCATAGATCTTCATCAAGAGGCGGAAAAGCTAGAAGTAAATGTGGGGGCGATCGTTTTGTCTCCGGGTTATGAGATATTTGACCCTAAGTTGAGGGGCGACTATGGCTACGGAAGAATGGAGAACGTGGTAACCAGTCTGGACTTTGAACGGCTGTTATGCGCCACCGGGCCGTACGAAGGTGAGATCAGGCGTCCGTCCGACGGGAAACACCCACATAAGATAGCGTGGATTCACTGTGTCGGTTCCAGGCAGGTTATTCCGGGCGGTAACACCTATTGTTCAGCCGTATGCTGCTCGTACACCCAGAAGCAGGTGATCTTGGCCAAGGACCATGACGCCGAGATCGAAGCGGCCATATTCCATAACGATATTCGATCGTATGGTAAGGATTTCGAACGATTCTACCAAAGAGCGGAGAATCTTCCAGGGGTTCGATTTATCAGAAGCTACGTATCCATAGGAAGAGAAATCCCTGAAACCAAGAACATAACGATAAGATACGCGACTTCCGACGAGGGTGTAAAGGAGGAGGAATTCGACCTGGTGGTATTATCCGTTGGCCTCAACCCACCTGCCGATGTGAAAGGCCTGGCGAATACGTTCGGCATCGAGCTCAACTCTTATGGGTTCTGCAAAACCAATCCCGTGAATCCGATCGAGACCTCTCGACCGGGCATTTTTGTGAGCGGAGCTTTCCAGGGTCCCGTGGATATCCCCGAATCCGTTGTGACCGCCAGTGGGGCTGACGCTCTGTGTGGTCAACTGCTCGATTACCGGCGTGGGAAGCTGGCCAGAGAAAGGGTATATCCGCCGGAGAGGGATGTGTCGGAAGAAGAGACCCGGGTGGGAGTCTTTGTGTGCCATTGCGGAGCTAATATCGGAAGAGTGGTCGATGTTCCTTCCGTGGTTGAATATGCATTAACCTTGGACAACGTGGTTCACGCCGAGGAAAGCCTGTTTGCATGTTCTACCGATGCTGCCGAGCAAATATCGAAAACGATCCGGGAAAAAGGACTCAACCGAGTGGTTGTCGCCGCCTGCACCCCCAGGACTCATGAACCGTTATTCCGGGACACGCTCCGGGAAGGGGGAATTAATCAATATTTCTTCGACATGGCGAATATTAGGGAACATTGTTCCTGGGTCCACTCTCGAGAAAAGGAAGACGCCACCCAAAAGGCAAAGGATATCGTCCGGATGTCGGTAGCCCGAACGACCCTTTTGGAGCCCTTGCAGGAATTCGATCTGCCGGTCAACAAGACGGGGCTGGTGGTCGGAGGGGGCCCGGCCGGCATGACCAGTGCGTTGAGTATGGCCAACCAGGGCTTCGAGGTGTACCTCGTGGAAAAGGATTCAGACCTGGGGGGAATGGCCCGAAGAATTCATTACACCCTGGAAGGACTGGATGTTCAAGCCTATTTGAGTGATATGGTGCGCAAGGTATATCGGCATCCCTTGGTCCATGTGTTAACGGGCGCCGCCATCACCGAGGTTTCCGGCTATGTCGGAAATTTCATAACCAAGGTGAAGGCCCAGGGAAGGGTCCATGAAATACGCCACGGAGCAGCCATCCTCGCCACCGGTGCTGCGGAATACAAACCCACTGAATATCTCTATGGTGAAGATGACAGGGTGTTGACCAACCTGGAATTGGAGGAACGCATCGCCAAGGGAGAAGAAAGGCTGATTAACTCCCAGACGCTGGCGATGATCCAATGTGTAGGTTGCAGACAAGAAGACCGGAATTACTGCGCCCGGATATGCTGCAGCCAGTCTATAAAGAATGCTCTGAAACTGAAAGAGATCAATCCCCGGATGGATATCTACATTCTTTTTCGGGATATGAGAACCTATGGGTTTCGAGAAGACTACTACCGGGAAGCATCCAATAAGGATGTGAAGTTCATCCGCTACGAGCCGCATGATAAACCTCACGTTGAAGCTGTCGAGGAGGGCGGGCAACGTAGTTTAAGGGTTACCGTGACTGATCCTATTCTGAATGAGCAACTTGCCATAGATGCCGACGCGGTCGCGTTGGCCGCCGCCATAATCCCCTCGGCGGGAACTCAGGAGATATCCCGATTATTCAAGGTATCCTTGAGCCCGGACGGTTTCTTTCAGGAAGCCCATGTAAAGTTGAGACCCGTTGACTTTGCCGCGGAAGGTGTTTTTCTGTGTGGAACCGCCCACTATCCTAAGCACATGTCTGAGACGATCAGCCAGGCGTATGGAGCGGCAGGCCGGGCCATAACACTTCTATCGCGGGATTCAGTCACAGCCTCCGGCGCTGTTTGCGCGGTTAAAGAGAACGATTGTGTATCCTGCGGGGCATGTATTACAGCTTGCACTTACGGCGCCATAGAGTTTCGTGACACGCCACAAGGCAGAAGGGCCTGGGTTAATCCGGTTCTTTGCAAGGGAGATGGCCTCTGTAACGCGAAGTGTCCAACAGGGGCCATTTTTCTGAAGCACTATACGGATGAAGAGATCATTTGCCAGATTGACGCGGCGTAG
- a CDS encoding (Fe-S)-binding protein: METVADFKEIVDVIKAKGGDAFKRCYQCGLCDTVCPWNRVRTFSMRKIVRQATFGLTEIESEDIWRCTTCGICPQRCPRDVKQIESGMSLRRIATEYGVFPASVRPIRTVSASLIGEGNPLNEERKNRAKWAEGLSVNTFAEGMEILYFPGCYLSYDPRLKKVARATAQILKRAGVDFGILGSKENCCGESIRKTGDEELFKRLARENIKTFIDSGVKKILVSSPHCYHTFKNEYPEFRVNFEVVHISQYIFDLINEGRLEIRKEYAKKVTYHDPCYLGRHNGIFDEPREVLRKIPGLELNEMPDSLKDSLCCGGGGGRIWMETPKGERFSDLRLEQAMGVGAEILVTSCPYCITNFEDSRLNLQDSKDIEIEGSKVPEIKDITEIIQEVI; this comes from the coding sequence GTGGAGACTGTAGCCGACTTCAAAGAGATTGTGGACGTCATCAAGGCGAAGGGCGGAGATGCCTTCAAACGATGCTATCAATGCGGACTGTGTGATACGGTTTGTCCTTGGAACAGGGTTCGAACCTTCAGCATGCGCAAGATTGTCCGTCAGGCGACGTTCGGTTTGACTGAGATAGAAAGTGAAGACATCTGGCGGTGCACTACCTGCGGAATCTGCCCTCAGCGGTGCCCCAGGGACGTAAAACAGATCGAATCGGGGATGTCTTTGCGCAGGATTGCCACGGAATATGGGGTCTTTCCTGCTTCTGTCCGCCCGATCCGCACCGTGAGCGCAAGCCTTATCGGCGAAGGCAACCCCTTGAACGAGGAGCGAAAAAACAGGGCGAAGTGGGCGGAAGGTCTGTCCGTAAACACGTTCGCCGAGGGGATGGAGATTCTATATTTCCCCGGCTGCTATCTCAGCTATGACCCGAGATTGAAAAAGGTGGCCAGAGCCACGGCCCAGATCCTCAAACGGGCAGGGGTCGATTTCGGGATACTGGGCTCCAAGGAAAATTGCTGTGGAGAAAGCATCCGAAAGACGGGCGACGAGGAGCTGTTCAAACGCTTAGCCAGGGAAAACATCAAGACGTTCATCGATAGCGGGGTGAAGAAAATCCTGGTCTCTTCCCCTCATTGTTACCATACCTTCAAGAACGAGTATCCCGAATTCAGGGTGAACTTCGAGGTGGTTCATATCTCCCAATATATTTTCGATCTTATAAACGAGGGAAGGCTCGAGATCAGGAAGGAGTATGCGAAGAAGGTGACGTATCATGACCCGTGTTACCTTGGTCGGCATAATGGCATATTTGACGAGCCCCGAGAGGTCCTGAGGAAGATACCCGGTTTAGAGCTGAATGAGATGCCCGATTCGCTGAAGGACAGCCTATGTTGCGGAGGGGGCGGAGGCCGGATTTGGATGGAAACTCCGAAGGGTGAACGATTCTCCGACCTCAGACTCGAACAAGCTATGGGGGTCGGGGCTGAGATATTGGTTACTTCCTGCCCGTATTGCATCACCAATTTCGAAGATAGCAGGTTAAACCTGCAGGATAGTAAAGACATAGAGATCGAGGGTAGTAAGGTCCCAGAGATTAAGGACATTACAGAGATTATCCAGGAAGTGATTTAA
- a CDS encoding (4Fe-4S)-binding protein yields the protein MGEKKKKIVKTIKVDLDKCNGCRACEVICSSFHAAPKYGSNNPARSRIRVIHEPLRDVYVPVYAGEYTKAECTGRDKYTIDGKEYDECAFCRASCPSRDLFKEPDSGLPLKCDMCESDPALERPMCVQWCLNDALIYEEREEEVEEEETQEEMEIGLESLANKYGFKQVMDAVARMAMSKKG from the coding sequence ATGGGTGAGAAGAAAAAGAAAATTGTTAAAACCATAAAAGTGGATCTGGATAAATGCAACGGGTGCCGTGCCTGTGAGGTTATCTGCTCCTCCTTTCACGCTGCGCCCAAATATGGGAGCAACAATCCGGCCAGGTCTCGCATCCGCGTGATTCATGAGCCACTGAGAGACGTATATGTCCCTGTATATGCAGGCGAGTATACTAAAGCCGAATGTACCGGCAGGGACAAATACACCATTGACGGAAAGGAATACGACGAATGCGCCTTTTGCAGAGCCTCCTGCCCATCCAGGGACCTTTTTAAGGAACCCGATTCCGGACTTCCTCTAAAGTGCGATATGTGTGAAAGCGATCCGGCGCTGGAAAGGCCGATGTGTGTCCAATGGTGCTTAAACGATGCCTTGATTTATGAAGAAAGGGAAGAGGAAGTCGAAGAAGAAGAAACGCAGGAGGAGATGGAGATCGGATTGGAATCATTGGCCAACAAATATGGCTTCAAGCAGGTAATGGATGCCGTTGCTCGAATGGCCATGTCAAAGAAGGGCTAA
- a CDS encoding aldehyde dehydrogenase encodes MRYAETGFNLEIDLSRGNIERAPTDPRLTELLLGGLGTNAKILWDRVPPEVEPFSSENLLIFGTGLLCGTPAVGCNRTILSTISPQTQLMAYSMMGGFWAPELKYAGYDKVIVRGKSPSLVYLWINNDKVEIRDAAHLHGKGAVETAKLIRQELKEPKAQVSAIGLAGENRVYFASVEQGRSSASRGGMGAVMGDKGLKAIAVRGTKDINIARPAEFIELCNEVLKYIQFRANNPIKGVPAILAGLGSPQEMAIHDEEWHANNFAWGNARHRLKDYWNEEVKKKWTESLDNVRERFISCYNCPMKCGATINVPGHPTYMMKCYSKLTYTMASMTDLEFGFKIAQRATDYGVDAFSTPQTMAFALELYEAGILTDQDLQGMPSDNQGRFLWLLDRIVRREGIGDVLANGTHWAAKQIGKGAEAYAHNNIKKHEQLPLKLGMLNPIYFLMYCTGEKINITQIEGQFPQAPFPNREDREEFVKDWFQAPNEKFKQYFLDWDPRGENSIPYYPTIEATCEIVDWQEKMHYIDDTLGMCAGLSSFPLKPPYHIHNYPSFVSSATGIDMDEDGLSKVAKRNRTLIRAVNVRRGLRRRDERPPEDHWKKRFPELEAKLLDEYYGFKGWNHQGIPTKESLHELSMDDVAEDLLQRGILKDNEVALSKETSSETVQK; translated from the coding sequence ATGAGATACGCAGAGACAGGGTTTAATCTGGAAATTGATCTATCCCGAGGAAACATTGAGAGGGCGCCCACTGACCCGAGATTGACCGAGCTGCTTCTGGGGGGTCTGGGCACCAACGCCAAGATATTGTGGGATAGGGTTCCCCCTGAAGTTGAACCCTTTTCTTCTGAAAATCTACTCATATTCGGCACCGGTCTTCTGTGCGGAACACCTGCCGTCGGCTGTAATCGCACCATCCTTTCCACCATTTCTCCCCAGACTCAGTTAATGGCCTATTCCATGATGGGGGGATTCTGGGCGCCGGAATTGAAGTATGCCGGTTATGACAAAGTGATCGTTCGCGGCAAGTCCCCCAGCCTGGTCTATTTGTGGATCAACAACGACAAAGTGGAAATACGTGACGCCGCTCATTTGCACGGTAAGGGCGCTGTGGAAACCGCAAAACTGATTCGGCAGGAGTTAAAGGAGCCTAAGGCCCAGGTGTCCGCTATCGGGTTGGCCGGTGAAAACAGGGTCTATTTCGCCTCCGTCGAGCAGGGCCGGTCCAGCGCCAGCCGGGGAGGAATGGGCGCCGTTATGGGGGACAAAGGGTTAAAGGCAATCGCTGTTCGTGGAACAAAGGACATCAATATTGCCCGACCGGCTGAATTCATCGAGCTTTGCAATGAAGTGCTGAAGTACATACAGTTCCGAGCAAACAATCCAATCAAGGGAGTGCCGGCCATTTTGGCCGGGCTCGGATCACCGCAAGAGATGGCCATCCATGACGAGGAGTGGCATGCCAACAATTTCGCCTGGGGAAATGCGCGCCACCGACTAAAAGACTACTGGAACGAGGAAGTCAAAAAGAAGTGGACGGAGAGCCTCGACAACGTTCGGGAGCGCTTCATCAGCTGCTATAACTGTCCGATGAAGTGCGGGGCGACCATAAATGTCCCGGGACATCCAACGTACATGATGAAATGCTACTCGAAGCTCACTTATACCATGGCGTCCATGACGGACCTGGAGTTTGGTTTTAAGATCGCTCAGCGTGCCACCGATTATGGGGTGGACGCGTTTTCAACCCCGCAAACGATGGCCTTCGCCCTCGAGTTATATGAAGCCGGCATTTTGACGGACCAGGACCTGCAGGGGATGCCGTCCGATAACCAGGGTAGGTTTTTATGGTTACTTGACAGAATTGTTCGTCGGGAAGGGATCGGAGATGTTCTGGCCAATGGCACCCACTGGGCGGCCAAACAGATCGGTAAGGGTGCGGAAGCATATGCCCATAACAACATCAAGAAACACGAGCAACTTCCTCTCAAGCTGGGCATGCTGAACCCCATTTACTTCCTCATGTATTGCACCGGCGAGAAGATCAACATTACCCAAATTGAAGGGCAGTTTCCCCAGGCGCCTTTTCCCAATAGAGAGGATAGAGAAGAGTTTGTAAAAGATTGGTTCCAGGCTCCCAATGAGAAGTTCAAACAATATTTCTTGGATTGGGATCCTCGCGGAGAAAACTCCATTCCATACTATCCCACGATTGAAGCGACATGTGAAATTGTCGATTGGCAAGAGAAGATGCACTACATCGATGACACTCTAGGGATGTGCGCCGGCTTGTCATCGTTTCCCCTGAAACCTCCATATCACATACACAATTATCCATCGTTTGTATCATCTGCAACGGGAATCGATATGGATGAAGACGGACTATCAAAAGTTGCCAAGAGGAACCGTACCTTAATCAGAGCCGTTAATGTTAGAAGAGGTTTAAGAAGAAGAGACGAACGTCCTCCAGAGGATCACTGGAAGAAACGTTTTCCCGAGTTGGAAGCTAAGCTCTTGGATGAGTACTACGGATTTAAGGGATGGAATCATCAGGGCATTCCCACCAAGGAGTCTTTGCATGAATTGTCTATGGATGACGTTGCCGAAGATTTGCTGCAGCGAGGCATCTTGAAAGACAACGAGGTCGCACTCTCCAAAGAGACTTCGTCGGAAACAGTGCAAAAATAA